In Bacillus cereus ATCC 14579, a single window of DNA contains:
- the topB gene encoding DNA topoisomerase III → MSKSVVIAEKPSVARDIARVLKCDKKGNGYLEGSKYIVTWALGHLVTLADPESYDVKYKKWNLEDLPMLPERLKLTVIKQTGKQFNAVKSQLLRKDVNEIIVATDAGREGELVARWIIDKVKLNKPIKRLWISSVTDKAIKDGFANLKPGKAYDNLYASAVARSEADWYIGLNATRALTTRFNAQLNCGRVQTPTVAMIASREDEIKNFKAQTYYGIEAQTMEKLKLTWQDANGNSRSFNKEKIDGIVKRLDKQNATVVEIDKKQKKSFSPGLYDLTELQRDANKKFGYSAKETLNIMQKLYEQHKVLTYPRTDSRYISSDIVGTLPERLKACGVGEYRPFAHKVLQKPIKPNKSFVDDSKVSDHHAIIPTEGYVNFSAFTDKERKIYDLVVKRFLAVLFPAFEYEQLTLRTKVGNETFIARGKTILHAGWKEVYENRFEDDDVTDDVKEQLLPHIEKGDTLAVKLIMQTSGQTKAPARFNEATLLSAMENPTKYMDTQNKQLADTLKSTGGLGTVATRADIIDKLFNSFLIEKRGKDIHITSKGRQLLDLVPEELKSPTLTGEWEQKLEAIAKGKLKKEVFISEMKNYTKEIVSEIKSSDKKYKHDNISTKSCPDCGKPMLEVNGKKGKMLVCQDRECGHRKNVSRTTNARCPQCKKKLELRGEGAGQIFACKCGYREKLSTFQERRKKESGNKADKRDVQKYMKQQNKEEEPLNNPFAEALKKLKFD, encoded by the coding sequence ATGTCAAAAAGCGTTGTAATCGCTGAAAAACCTTCCGTTGCACGAGATATTGCTCGTGTACTGAAGTGTGATAAAAAAGGAAACGGCTATCTTGAAGGTAGTAAATATATTGTAACTTGGGCTTTAGGTCATCTCGTTACATTAGCAGATCCAGAAAGTTATGATGTGAAATATAAAAAGTGGAATTTAGAAGATTTACCGATGCTACCTGAGCGTTTGAAATTAACGGTTATTAAACAAACTGGTAAACAATTTAATGCTGTAAAAAGTCAGCTACTTAGAAAAGATGTAAATGAAATTATTGTAGCAACAGACGCTGGACGTGAAGGGGAATTAGTCGCACGCTGGATTATCGATAAAGTTAAGCTAAATAAACCAATCAAACGTTTATGGATTTCTTCTGTAACCGATAAAGCAATTAAAGATGGTTTTGCAAATTTAAAACCAGGTAAAGCCTATGACAATTTATACGCTTCAGCAGTTGCGCGTTCAGAAGCTGACTGGTATATCGGTCTTAATGCAACTCGTGCTTTAACGACTCGCTTTAATGCCCAGTTAAATTGCGGCCGTGTACAAACCCCTACTGTTGCTATGATTGCTAGTCGTGAGGATGAAATAAAGAACTTCAAAGCACAAACTTACTACGGCATCGAAGCTCAAACAATGGAGAAGCTCAAACTTACTTGGCAAGATGCAAATGGCAATAGCCGTAGTTTTAATAAAGAAAAAATCGATGGTATTGTAAAACGTTTAGATAAACAAAATGCTACTGTTGTGGAAATTGATAAGAAACAGAAGAAGTCATTCTCTCCTGGTCTTTACGATTTAACTGAATTGCAACGTGATGCGAATAAAAAGTTCGGTTACTCTGCTAAAGAAACATTAAATATTATGCAAAAATTGTATGAACAGCATAAAGTACTAACGTACCCTCGTACAGATTCACGCTACATTTCATCTGATATCGTTGGAACACTTCCAGAACGTCTAAAAGCATGTGGTGTTGGAGAATACCGTCCCTTCGCACATAAAGTATTACAAAAGCCTATCAAACCTAACAAATCATTTGTTGATGATAGTAAAGTAAGCGATCATCATGCGATTATTCCAACAGAAGGATACGTTAACTTCTCAGCATTCACAGATAAAGAACGCAAAATTTATGATTTAGTTGTAAAACGTTTCTTAGCTGTGTTATTCCCGGCATTCGAATATGAGCAACTAACGTTACGCACAAAGGTTGGCAATGAAACGTTCATTGCGCGCGGAAAAACAATTCTACATGCCGGTTGGAAAGAAGTATATGAAAATCGCTTTGAAGATGATGATGTAACTGATGACGTAAAAGAGCAACTTCTACCTCACATTGAGAAAGGCGATACATTAGCTGTAAAGTTAATTATGCAAACATCAGGTCAAACAAAAGCACCTGCACGATTTAACGAAGCGACTTTACTTTCAGCAATGGAGAATCCTACAAAATATATGGATACGCAAAATAAACAACTTGCTGATACGTTAAAATCGACTGGTGGATTAGGTACTGTAGCGACACGTGCAGACATTATCGACAAGCTATTCAATTCATTCTTAATTGAAAAACGTGGTAAAGATATTCACATTACATCAAAAGGTCGTCAATTACTTGATTTAGTACCAGAAGAATTAAAATCACCTACACTAACTGGTGAGTGGGAACAAAAACTTGAAGCAATTGCAAAAGGAAAATTAAAGAAAGAAGTATTCATTTCGGAAATGAAGAACTATACGAAAGAAATTGTTTCTGAAATTAAATCGAGTGATAAAAAATATAAACATGACAACATTTCAACGAAGTCTTGTCCAGACTGCGGTAAACCAATGCTAGAAGTAAACGGCAAAAAGGGAAAAATGCTCGTATGCCAAGATCGTGAATGTGGTCATCGTAAAAATGTATCTCGTACAACAAACGCTCGCTGTCCGCAATGTAAGAAGAAACTAGAATTACGTGGTGAGGGTGCAGGCCAAATTTTCGCATGTAAATGTGGCTATCGTGAGAAATTATCAACATTCCAAGAAAGACGTAAAAAAGAATCTGGAAACAAAGCTGATAAGCGCGACGTTCAAAAATATATGAAACAACAGAACAAAGAGGAAGAACCATTAAACAACCCATTTGCGGAAGCATTAAAAAAATTAAAATTTGATTAA
- a CDS encoding anaerobic C4-dicarboxylate transporter family protein, whose product MFWLQFLTLLLCIFIGARLGGVGLGVMGGVGMAILVFVFHLQPTAPPIDVMLMILAVITAAGALQAAGGMDYLVHLAEKALRKNPKRITFFAPIVTYLFTLCAGTGHVAYSVLPVIAEVSRESGIRPERPMSIAVIASQQAITASPISAATVALLAMLADYKITLLDILKVSIPSTFIACMIAAFVASKMGKELNEDPEYLKRLKEGMIPKLEEKKAFVGVKGAKLSVILFLVGTFLVVLLGSFEALRPGWIVDGKLARLSMPNTIEMVMLTIAALIIIFCKPNVESIVSGNVFKAGATAVVAIFGIAWMGDTFFNGNLNMIQGSIQHLVTSAPWLFAIALFILSILLYSQAATVRALMPLGLSLGIPPALLIAMFPAVNGYFFIPNYGTIVAAINFDRTGTTGIGKYVLNHSFMIPGLIATFTSIGIGMLLISIMF is encoded by the coding sequence ATGTTTTGGCTACAATTTCTTACCTTGTTACTCTGTATTTTTATTGGTGCACGCCTAGGCGGAGTTGGTTTAGGAGTAATGGGTGGAGTTGGTATGGCAATACTCGTTTTTGTCTTCCACCTACAACCAACCGCGCCTCCTATCGATGTAATGCTTATGATTTTGGCAGTAATTACAGCTGCTGGTGCTTTGCAAGCTGCTGGAGGAATGGACTATCTTGTTCATCTAGCTGAAAAGGCATTACGAAAAAATCCAAAGCGTATTACTTTTTTTGCTCCAATTGTTACTTATTTATTCACACTATGTGCAGGTACTGGTCACGTTGCCTATTCTGTACTTCCTGTTATTGCAGAAGTCTCTCGTGAATCAGGGATTAGACCGGAACGCCCAATGTCGATTGCCGTAATCGCTTCTCAACAAGCAATTACAGCTAGTCCAATTTCAGCTGCCACAGTTGCTCTTTTAGCAATGTTAGCTGACTATAAAATCACCTTATTAGATATTTTAAAAGTAAGTATCCCTTCTACTTTCATCGCTTGTATGATAGCTGCATTCGTTGCTAGTAAGATGGGAAAAGAATTAAATGAAGACCCTGAATACTTAAAACGATTAAAAGAAGGAATGATTCCTAAGCTTGAAGAGAAAAAAGCATTTGTAGGTGTAAAGGGCGCAAAATTATCAGTTATCCTTTTCCTAGTAGGAACCTTCCTTGTTGTACTTCTTGGTTCATTTGAAGCACTTCGTCCAGGATGGATAGTTGATGGGAAGTTAGCTCGTCTTTCCATGCCGAACACAATTGAGATGGTTATGTTAACTATCGCGGCTCTTATTATTATTTTCTGTAAACCAAATGTAGAAAGCATTGTGTCTGGTAACGTCTTTAAAGCAGGAGCAACAGCAGTTGTTGCTATTTTCGGTATCGCTTGGATGGGAGATACTTTCTTTAACGGAAACTTAAATATGATTCAAGGATCCATTCAGCATTTAGTAACAAGTGCACCTTGGCTATTTGCCATCGCACTATTCATTCTATCTATTTTACTGTACAGCCAAGCTGCAACAGTACGTGCCTTAATGCCACTTGGACTATCTCTTGGCATTCCACCAGCGCTACTGATTGCTATGTTCCCTGCAGTAAATGGATATTTCTTCATTCCAAACTATGGAACAATCGTTGCTGCTATTAACTTTGACCGTACTGGTACAACAGGTATCGGTAAATACGTATTAAATCATAGTTTTATGATTCCTGGCTTAATCGCAACATTTACTTCTATCGGAATTGGAATGCTCTTAATTTCAATTATGTTTTAA
- a CDS encoding non-ribosomal peptide synthetase, whose amino-acid sequence MKLAISYNKMVKEFLGKVEGSIKIPKDVQGTELGVKRKTELFPNLTHIVDLIGATATWLYHISKEKHIVVLYHVRGSLFPITIEVSNFLSYESLNLQIEEQLEQIKEMNEEEIEEFQNGNTLYEMSPIIIGETYYELQDTNTLQFVFSKNMQSVEIIFNSVNWKETTITRYAQQIQGVLINKSKNKNNHINNFNIITEAEMALYSQVNDTTAVYPEKSIVDMFYNTVTQFPNRIALSSREGTLTYEELNKKSNQIAHMLIKNGVQLGDYVGIFMKRSIDTVVSMVAILKAGAAYVPIDPDYPESRIQYIIQDSQAKVILMKETPITCDGVQTVSMYDSETYEDIDVKLSIHCDDVAYMIYTSGSTGNPKGTMLAHRGVVNLYTWMKKQYELTEEDVFAQFPSFSFDASVWESFASLFCGGNLYVLLEEERLSVEAFANAIYKVKATSILALATIFVRQVATYLAEEDIYKLASLKRIAIGGEMLPVEVIKLWRERMGTNVEIHNVYGPTECTVVTTTYKIPSQLNEDVASIPIGKPCANYQVMILDENMNLCPIGVPGELYIDSVGLAKGYFNKPNKTIEAFIPNPFNPIVNIYKTGDIVKLLEDGNIEFLHRKDDQVKIRGHRIELGEIQSKISQNHNIKENAVFAKKSKEGSQYLIAFYTTLNKKEIPELVYQLQEQLPDYMVPSKLIYINELPLTPNKKIDVKKLAQLEEKYEPVRLQEYVAPSNKAEKQIANAWAEVLGISKVGVHDDFFTIGGHSLKVLRVLTLLKEDFSHLTIQDFFKERTIYGLARIEREVKVEKEEVFREYKVIHEPDTITYANVLEENQISNVFLTGATGYLGSYILYELLRDTSATIYCLVRPTKDVQQRIIDTLTGYFNDICEEWLQRIQAVAGDLGEEYLGMSEEEFMFISSKMDTIIHCGADVRHFGDVKQFENINVQGTSRMLTLAEKGATFHFISTIGIPLELAVDQWDTYMKTGDFNYSVDLENVYSNSKLQAENIVREAMKNGLRGNIYRAGNLACHSETGSFQQNIEGNAFYRLIKTMLLIGKAPNVKWKVDFTPIDFASKSIVSYLQDAQIIGETLHICHPHQIEFEQFIQIIGECGYNLEMVPLSEYVNTGLALAKGNEVIAELIASQVAGDGAQQSEIVMGTRRTNKWIKKKELIVPAINKEFIQQLLAHGEKVGYFPKIMK is encoded by the coding sequence ATGAAATTAGCAATTTCTTATAATAAGATGGTAAAAGAATTTTTAGGAAAAGTAGAAGGGAGTATTAAAATACCTAAAGATGTGCAAGGAACAGAACTTGGGGTAAAAAGGAAAACGGAACTGTTTCCAAATTTGACTCACATTGTAGATTTAATAGGAGCGACTGCAACGTGGTTATATCATATTTCTAAAGAAAAACATATTGTCGTGCTTTATCATGTAAGAGGAAGTTTATTTCCGATTACTATTGAAGTTTCTAATTTTCTCTCCTATGAAAGTTTGAATTTACAGATTGAAGAGCAACTGGAGCAAATTAAAGAAATGAATGAGGAAGAAATAGAAGAGTTTCAAAACGGTAATACATTATATGAAATGTCACCTATTATTATTGGCGAAACATATTATGAGCTACAAGACACGAATACATTACAATTTGTATTTAGTAAAAATATGCAAAGTGTAGAAATAATATTTAATAGTGTTAATTGGAAAGAGACAACAATTACTCGTTATGCACAACAAATACAAGGTGTTTTAATTAATAAATCAAAAAATAAGAATAATCATATAAATAATTTTAATATTATTACAGAGGCCGAGATGGCACTTTATAGTCAAGTGAATGATACGACAGCAGTATATCCTGAGAAAAGTATCGTCGATATGTTCTATAATACTGTTACTCAATTTCCAAATCGTATAGCTTTATCTTCAAGGGAAGGTACTTTAACTTATGAGGAGCTAAATAAAAAAAGTAATCAAATAGCTCATATGTTAATCAAAAACGGCGTCCAATTAGGAGACTATGTTGGAATATTTATGAAACGTAGCATAGACACAGTAGTAAGTATGGTAGCTATATTAAAAGCTGGTGCAGCGTATGTTCCGATTGATCCAGATTATCCGGAAAGTAGAATACAGTACATTATTCAAGATAGCCAAGCGAAAGTTATATTGATGAAAGAGACGCCTATAACATGTGATGGGGTTCAAACAGTTTCAATGTATGATAGTGAAACTTATGAAGATATAGATGTAAAGTTGTCTATTCATTGTGATGATGTAGCTTATATGATTTATACATCTGGTTCAACAGGGAATCCAAAGGGAACGATGTTAGCACATAGAGGCGTTGTTAATCTGTATACTTGGATGAAAAAGCAATATGAATTGACAGAAGAGGATGTATTTGCCCAATTTCCTTCCTTTAGTTTCGATGCTTCTGTATGGGAGTCATTTGCTTCTTTATTCTGTGGAGGAAACTTATATGTACTATTAGAGGAAGAGCGATTGTCTGTAGAAGCATTTGCAAATGCAATCTATAAAGTGAAAGCAACTTCAATCTTGGCATTAGCAACAATTTTTGTTCGACAAGTAGCAACTTATTTAGCAGAAGAAGATATATATAAGCTAGCTTCCCTAAAAAGAATTGCGATTGGCGGTGAAATGTTGCCTGTAGAGGTTATTAAATTGTGGAGAGAAAGAATGGGTACAAATGTTGAAATTCATAATGTATACGGACCGACAGAATGTACTGTAGTGACGACAACCTATAAAATACCTAGTCAGTTAAATGAGGATGTTGCGAGTATTCCCATTGGTAAACCATGTGCTAATTATCAAGTTATGATTTTGGATGAGAATATGAATCTTTGTCCAATTGGTGTACCTGGTGAATTATATATAGATTCAGTGGGATTAGCAAAAGGGTATTTTAATAAGCCTAATAAAACAATTGAAGCTTTTATTCCGAACCCTTTTAATCCTATAGTTAATATATATAAAACAGGTGATATCGTTAAGTTGCTAGAGGATGGAAATATAGAGTTTTTACATCGGAAAGATGATCAAGTAAAAATTAGAGGACATCGTATTGAACTAGGCGAAATCCAAAGTAAAATTTCTCAAAATCATAATATAAAAGAAAATGCTGTTTTTGCTAAGAAGAGTAAGGAAGGTAGCCAATATTTAATCGCGTTCTATACAACTTTAAATAAAAAAGAAATACCAGAATTAGTTTATCAGTTACAAGAGCAATTACCAGATTATATGGTGCCATCTAAACTAATTTATATTAATGAATTGCCACTTACACCTAATAAAAAGATTGATGTTAAGAAGTTAGCTCAGTTAGAAGAAAAGTATGAACCGGTTCGGCTACAAGAATATGTTGCACCTTCTAATAAAGCAGAAAAACAAATAGCGAACGCCTGGGCGGAAGTATTAGGAATTTCAAAAGTTGGAGTGCATGATGATTTCTTTACAATTGGTGGACATTCATTAAAAGTATTACGAGTCTTAACATTGTTAAAAGAAGATTTCTCACATTTAACAATTCAAGATTTCTTTAAAGAAAGAACGATATATGGATTAGCTCGAATTGAGCGAGAAGTAAAAGTAGAGAAAGAAGAAGTATTTCGTGAATATAAAGTGATTCACGAACCAGATACTATCACGTATGCAAACGTTTTGGAAGAAAACCAGATTTCAAATGTCTTTTTAACAGGAGCTACTGGTTATTTAGGATCATACATATTATATGAATTGTTGAGAGATACATCTGCTACTATTTATTGTTTAGTAAGACCAACTAAAGATGTGCAGCAAAGAATTATAGATACATTAACAGGCTACTTTAATGATATATGTGAAGAATGGTTACAGCGTATACAGGCCGTAGCTGGTGATCTGGGAGAAGAGTATCTTGGGATGAGCGAAGAAGAATTTATGTTCATCAGTTCTAAGATGGATACGATAATTCATTGCGGTGCAGATGTAAGACATTTTGGAGATGTAAAACAATTTGAAAATATAAATGTCCAAGGAACTAGCCGTATGCTAACATTAGCGGAGAAAGGTGCTACATTCCATTTTATTTCTACAATTGGTATCCCGTTAGAATTAGCGGTAGATCAATGGGATACATACATGAAAACTGGTGATTTTAATTACAGTGTAGACTTAGAGAATGTATATTCAAATAGTAAACTACAAGCGGAAAACATTGTTCGTGAAGCAATGAAAAATGGTTTGCGTGGAAATATTTATCGTGCAGGTAATTTAGCATGTCATTCAGAAACAGGTTCGTTCCAACAAAATATTGAAGGAAACGCATTTTATCGTCTTATTAAAACAATGCTATTAATTGGGAAAGCACCAAATGTGAAGTGGAAAGTTGATTTCACACCAATTGATTTTGCTAGTAAATCAATTGTATCGTATTTGCAAGATGCGCAAATTATAGGAGAGACGTTACATATTTGTCATCCACATCAAATTGAGTTTGAACAATTTATACAGATAATTGGAGAGTGTGGATACAATCTTGAAATGGTTCCACTTTCAGAATATGTAAATACCGGACTTGCATTAGCGAAGGGAAATGAAGTAATAGCAGAGTTAATTGCTTCTCAAGTTGCAGGAGATGGAGCGCAGCAATCTGAAATTGTAATGGGTACGCGTAGAACGAATAAATGGATTAAGAAAAAAGAATTGATAGTACCAGCAATTAATAAAGAATTTATTCAGCAGTTATTAGCTCATGGTGAAAAAGTTGGTTATTTTCCAAAAATAATGAAATGA
- a CDS encoding MTH1187 family thiamine-binding protein, which yields MSQQVTMSFSVVPQAKTKDVYSVVDKAIEVVQQSGVRYEVGAMETTLEGELDVLLDVVKRAQQACVDAGAEEVITSIKIHYRPSTGVTIDEKVWKYRDEYAKPEAI from the coding sequence ATGTCACAACAAGTTACAATGTCATTTTCAGTAGTACCACAAGCAAAAACGAAAGATGTATATTCTGTTGTCGATAAAGCAATTGAAGTTGTGCAACAATCGGGAGTTCGTTATGAAGTAGGGGCCATGGAAACAACTTTGGAAGGAGAATTAGATGTACTTCTTGATGTCGTTAAACGTGCGCAACAAGCTTGCGTCGATGCTGGAGCAGAAGAAGTGATTACTTCTATTAAAATCCATTATCGTCCAAGCACTGGTGTAACGATAGATGAAAAGGTTTGGAAGTACCGTGATGAATATGCAAAACCAGAAGCAATCTAA
- the thiM gene encoding hydroxyethylthiazole kinase — MNMKEISKVVDLVRESNPLVHNITNVVVTNFTANGLLALGASPVMAYAKEEVAEMASIAGALVLNMGTLRPEEVEAMLLAGKSANVNNVPVLFDPVGAGATSYRTEVARHIPAEIELASIRGNAAEIANVINERWEIKGVDAGTGNGNVVSIARQAADELNTVAVITGKEDVVTDGERTIVIRNGHPILTKVTGTGCLLTSVIGAFVAVEKDYVKAAVAALTFYGVASELAAAKTVEKGPGSFQIEFLNQLANTTSSDIEKYGKIEELE; from the coding sequence ATGAATATGAAAGAAATTAGTAAAGTAGTGGATTTGGTGAGAGAATCTAATCCGCTTGTTCATAATATTACAAATGTTGTTGTAACAAATTTTACTGCTAACGGTTTGTTGGCACTTGGGGCATCGCCTGTAATGGCGTATGCAAAAGAAGAAGTGGCAGAAATGGCTAGCATTGCTGGAGCGTTAGTATTAAATATGGGAACACTTCGTCCTGAAGAAGTAGAAGCGATGTTACTTGCCGGTAAATCAGCAAATGTGAACAATGTACCAGTACTGTTTGATCCAGTTGGTGCAGGAGCAACATCGTATCGGACAGAAGTTGCGAGACATATTCCGGCTGAAATTGAATTAGCGAGTATTCGCGGAAATGCAGCTGAAATAGCGAACGTTATTAATGAGAGATGGGAAATTAAAGGGGTAGACGCTGGTACTGGAAATGGCAATGTTGTAAGTATTGCAAGGCAGGCAGCAGATGAACTAAATACAGTTGCGGTCATTACTGGAAAAGAAGATGTTGTTACAGATGGAGAGAGAACTATTGTTATTCGAAATGGTCACCCTATTTTAACGAAAGTTACGGGAACAGGTTGTTTACTAACTTCTGTAATAGGAGCATTTGTAGCAGTGGAAAAAGATTATGTAAAAGCAGCAGTAGCAGCATTAACGTTTTATGGTGTAGCTTCGGAACTGGCAGCTGCTAAGACCGTGGAAAAGGGACCTGGTAGTTTCCAAATTGAATTTTTAAATCAGTTAGCGAATACTACTTCTAGTGATATTGAGAAGTATGGAAAGATTGAGGAGTTAGAGTAA
- the thiE gene encoding thiamine phosphate synthase yields the protein MARIEIDKMSKLLQVYFIMGSNNCTRDPLAVLKEALDGGVTIFQFREKGEGSLIGEDRVRFAKELQTLCNEYSVPFIVNDDVELAIELDADGVHVGQDDEGITSVREKMGDKIIGVSAHTIEEARFAIENGADYLGVGPIFPTSTKKDTKAVQGTKGLAYFREQGITVPIVGIGGITIENTAAVIEAGADGVSVISAISLAESAYESTRKLAEEVKRSL from the coding sequence ATGGCACGCATTGAAATAGATAAAATGTCTAAGCTATTGCAAGTGTATTTTATTATGGGAAGTAATAACTGCACGAGGGATCCTTTAGCTGTATTGAAAGAAGCGTTAGATGGTGGAGTGACAATTTTTCAGTTTCGCGAGAAGGGGGAAGGTTCTTTAATCGGAGAAGATAGAGTGCGCTTTGCAAAAGAATTGCAGACGCTTTGTAATGAATATAGTGTTCCTTTCATTGTAAATGATGATGTAGAATTAGCCATTGAATTAGATGCAGATGGTGTTCATGTCGGACAAGATGATGAAGGAATTACATCTGTTCGTGAAAAAATGGGAGATAAAATTATCGGCGTATCTGCTCATACAATTGAAGAAGCACGCTTTGCAATCGAAAATGGAGCAGATTATTTAGGCGTTGGACCTATTTTCCCAACGAGTACGAAAAAAGATACGAAAGCGGTTCAAGGAACGAAAGGATTAGCCTATTTTAGAGAACAAGGAATTACAGTGCCAATCGTTGGTATTGGTGGGATTACAATTGAAAATACAGCGGCAGTTATAGAAGCGGGTGCGGACGGTGTTTCAGTTATTTCAGCAATTAGTTTAGCTGAATCTGCGTATGAAAGTACGAGAAAATTAGCTGAAGAAGTAAAGAGAAGTTTGTAG
- a CDS encoding methyl-accepting chemotaxis protein: MKKYWHKLSFLQKNVLLTVLVILTLVGSMGALSFNMFQNSMMSLFERQSIETGEIVLKKLDVELVRDMAKDPTAEKVKKEKLTEKLDEVSKELKSVGQTYVTGAKPNEKRELQLVGLTTELTNAFPIKPGDYYEQPAHWMKAYDKVIDTKKAQMTEVYEDEIGSWVTILEPITDGENNIIAIVAADLDASIVPITKEKFMIQGLLFIIISLAIATITQFFIVRHSLAPLKDLREGLRKIGEGDLSIKLKERPDDIGIINVYFNNTIEKFKGIIDKVRQTAEQVSSSSQELSASTEENSMAVQEIASSIEGLRVGAQSQKTSVQQCLGIVHGMEDKVEEITGAAKQVAVASEGMEQHSIEGNEVIGQIINQMSLIQNAVQDLSSIIYSLETRSKEISDIVTVITGISNQTNLLALNASIEASRAGAAGRGFAVVADEVRKLAEQTEASAKDIAKLIGETQAETEDAVVSMQKGSKEVETGISLVQSSGDFFEKISKSAQSVTDQVKAVSGNSSDILQNSQNIVQVVNELSHIANTYANSSSNVEESMKEQEISVQDIAELATSLSWLSQELQELIGEFKSE, encoded by the coding sequence ATGAAAAAATATTGGCATAAGTTATCGTTCCTTCAAAAGAACGTCTTATTAACCGTATTAGTTATTTTGACACTTGTTGGAAGTATGGGTGCATTAAGTTTCAATATGTTTCAAAATAGTATGATGTCTTTATTTGAAAGGCAGTCTATTGAAACAGGAGAAATAGTATTGAAAAAACTGGATGTAGAATTAGTTAGAGACATGGCGAAAGATCCTACAGCCGAAAAAGTGAAAAAAGAAAAGTTAACAGAGAAATTAGATGAAGTATCAAAAGAATTGAAAAGCGTTGGACAAACGTATGTTACAGGAGCAAAGCCGAATGAAAAGCGAGAATTACAACTCGTTGGTTTGACTACAGAGTTAACAAATGCGTTTCCTATAAAGCCGGGAGATTATTATGAACAACCCGCTCATTGGATGAAGGCATACGATAAAGTGATTGATACGAAAAAGGCTCAAATGACAGAAGTATATGAAGATGAAATAGGTTCGTGGGTGACAATATTAGAACCAATTACAGATGGAGAAAACAATATTATTGCAATTGTTGCCGCTGACTTAGATGCTTCCATTGTTCCTATTACCAAAGAGAAGTTTATGATACAGGGTTTACTCTTTATCATTATTTCATTAGCAATTGCGACTATTACTCAATTCTTTATCGTGCGTCACTCGCTAGCTCCATTAAAAGATTTACGAGAAGGGTTACGTAAAATTGGTGAAGGTGACTTGAGTATTAAATTAAAAGAAAGACCAGATGATATTGGAATTATTAATGTTTATTTCAATAACACGATTGAAAAGTTTAAAGGGATTATAGATAAAGTAAGGCAAACTGCTGAGCAAGTTTCTTCTTCTTCACAAGAATTGTCGGCGAGTACAGAGGAAAACAGCATGGCAGTTCAAGAGATTGCAAGTTCTATTGAAGGTTTAAGAGTAGGGGCACAGTCTCAAAAAACTTCAGTACAACAATGTTTAGGGATTGTACATGGAATGGAAGATAAGGTAGAAGAGATAACTGGGGCTGCGAAACAAGTTGCGGTTGCTTCTGAAGGTATGGAGCAACATTCAATTGAAGGTAATGAAGTGATTGGACAAATTATTAATCAAATGAGTTTAATTCAAAATGCAGTACAAGATTTATCTTCCATCATTTATTCGTTAGAAACAAGGTCAAAAGAAATTAGTGATATCGTAACTGTAATTACAGGTATTTCAAATCAAACAAATTTATTAGCTTTAAATGCTTCTATTGAGGCTTCACGTGCTGGAGCAGCTGGAAGAGGGTTTGCAGTTGTTGCTGATGAAGTACGAAAATTAGCAGAACAAACTGAAGCGTCTGCAAAAGATATAGCGAAATTAATTGGTGAAACACAAGCTGAGACAGAAGATGCTGTAGTTTCCATGCAAAAAGGTTCAAAAGAAGTAGAAACTGGAATTTCACTTGTTCAAAGTAGTGGAGATTTCTTCGAAAAAATCTCCAAATCAGCGCAATCTGTTACAGATCAAGTAAAAGCTGTTTCGGGTAATTCGAGTGATATTTTACAAAATAGCCAGAATATCGTTCAAGTCGTAAATGAATTATCACATATTGCAAATACTTATGCCAACAGCAGTAGTAATGTTGAAGAAAGCATGAAAGAGCAAGAAATATCAGTACAAGATATTGCAGAATTAGCGACTTCTTTAAGTTGGCTCTCTCAGGAATTACAAGAGCTTATTGGTGAGTTTAAAAGCGAATAA